From a single bacterium genomic region:
- a CDS encoding LytTR family transcriptional regulator, which yields MSLTARNMMLLAAAFVTWALLGSIFYGIQWSSTQEPRWAELILGGQIRWLSWIAYAALIIRLSRKIENSKLEIAPKILSHTIMAIAVVLAQALYLRLIRPVPPMLLYGRTYAEVFNRFRFTDYLTYQAVFIDLAVYLAIAIPTTLLVRQTPIRTDSPSIPDTEAPNPDIATISQDSVPTFPNSMPLEQLQIRLADKTIFLPVSEIEWVESADYYVNIRARGSKLLHRESIQNLEAQLPQGQFLRVHRRALVNSSMIKELVSIAESRWAVRMKSGDLVEVSRRRRRQVESALSSPRL from the coding sequence GTGTCTCTCACAGCCCGCAATATGATGCTATTGGCCGCCGCCTTCGTAACTTGGGCACTTCTTGGGAGTATTTTCTATGGGATTCAATGGTCTTCGACTCAAGAACCGCGTTGGGCTGAGTTGATTCTGGGCGGGCAAATTCGCTGGCTTTCTTGGATTGCTTACGCCGCCCTGATAATTCGCCTGTCGAGAAAGATCGAGAACTCGAAATTAGAGATAGCCCCTAAGATTTTATCCCACACCATAATGGCAATTGCTGTCGTTCTCGCTCAAGCCCTCTATCTGCGCCTTATCCGTCCTGTGCCTCCGATGCTCCTCTATGGAAGAACCTATGCTGAGGTCTTCAATCGCTTTAGGTTTACCGACTACTTGACTTATCAAGCGGTTTTCATCGATTTGGCCGTTTACTTGGCAATTGCCATCCCGACGACCTTGCTTGTACGTCAGACTCCGATTCGCACCGATTCGCCTAGCATTCCGGACACCGAAGCACCTAATCCTGATATCGCAACCATCTCCCAAGACAGCGTACCTACATTCCCGAATTCGATGCCGCTTGAGCAACTTCAGATTCGGCTCGCTGATAAGACGATTTTTCTGCCCGTGTCCGAAATTGAATGGGTCGAGTCTGCCGATTACTATGTAAACATCCGTGCTCGCGGCTCGAAGTTGCTCCACCGTGAATCCATTCAGAATTTGGAAGCCCAACTTCCGCAGGGCCAATTCCTCAGAGTCCACCGGCGCGCCTTGGTAAATTCCAGCATGATCAAGGAACTCGTGTCAATTGCGGAATCGAGGTGGGCTGTCCGAATGAAATCAGGCGACCTTGTAGAGGTCAGCCGTCGGCGCCGTCGACAAGTCGAGTCCGCACTTTCTTCACCGCGCTTATAA
- a CDS encoding VCBS repeat-containing protein encodes MQLTQHFQKSLSAIVALVIILSGGQASGLSFTKLTTGEIVNDGGYSRSVNLVDYDNDSDLDVFFVNQTGGNASAFLYRNDGGAIFTKVQGDPIVADSYAGDGSSWADIDNDGDLDCFVATWSNQNDYLYLNNGNGSFSKQLTGPLVSTPAYTDYCSWADYDIDGDVDLFVSVGFGDFKNLLYRNEGAGAFTRILTGPIVNDGLRAHGAAWGDYDRDGDPDLFVANILQDNSLFKNLGGGNFVKVTGSDPGIGVGFSERSLWSDFDNDRDLDLFVTNYQNQSNFLYLNVGDTTFTRVVSGIVPNDPGYWFSTTSGDVDNDGDIDLYVTQAFNTAGDRNKLYMNDGSGNFSAFAGDAIVTDSGWSISSSFGDLDRDGDLDLVLAKGFGETENNAVYFNDGNTNHWLEVRFSGNVSNRSGIGAKIAVFATIDGQPRWQFRETTSASGFGQNGPEAHFGMGDAAMADSVLVQWPSGRSTILTNVSVDVLLDIYECGTSDADSDGINDPCDNCPNTPNVTQTDTDGDQVGDACDFLAGDADGNGNITVSDAVYLINYIFNGGPTPSPILSGDADCSETVTISDAVYLITYIFSGGPAPCNW; translated from the coding sequence ATGCAATTGACTCAGCACTTTCAAAAATCTCTAAGCGCAATCGTCGCGTTAGTGATCATTCTCTCCGGCGGACAAGCTTCAGGACTGAGTTTTACGAAGTTGACGACTGGTGAAATCGTAAACGACGGCGGGTATAGTCGAAGTGTCAATCTTGTCGACTACGACAATGATTCAGACTTGGACGTATTCTTCGTAAATCAGACGGGCGGTAACGCGTCCGCGTTTCTGTATCGGAACGATGGAGGGGCAATTTTCACGAAAGTCCAGGGTGATCCGATTGTCGCGGATTCGTATGCAGGCGACGGTTCGAGCTGGGCAGACATTGACAATGATGGAGATCTGGACTGTTTCGTCGCCACGTGGTCAAATCAGAACGACTATCTATATCTGAACAACGGCAACGGGAGTTTCTCCAAACAGTTGACAGGGCCGCTGGTGAGCACACCTGCATACACGGACTATTGTTCGTGGGCGGACTATGACATTGACGGAGATGTTGACCTCTTTGTGAGCGTAGGGTTCGGCGATTTCAAGAATCTTCTCTATCGAAATGAAGGTGCAGGGGCGTTTACACGGATCTTGACCGGTCCTATAGTAAACGATGGCCTGCGCGCCCATGGGGCGGCCTGGGGAGATTACGATCGCGATGGTGATCCTGATCTCTTCGTAGCAAACATCCTCCAAGACAATTCGCTTTTCAAGAATTTGGGCGGCGGGAATTTTGTGAAAGTGACAGGGAGCGATCCGGGTATTGGTGTAGGGTTTTCAGAAAGATCACTCTGGTCGGATTTCGATAACGATCGCGATCTCGATTTATTCGTGACGAACTACCAGAATCAATCGAACTTCCTTTACCTTAATGTCGGTGACACAACATTCACCCGGGTTGTTTCCGGAATCGTGCCAAATGATCCCGGCTACTGGTTCTCGACAACATCAGGCGACGTTGATAATGATGGGGATATCGATTTGTATGTCACCCAAGCATTCAATACAGCGGGGGACCGGAACAAACTGTATATGAATGACGGCAGCGGCAACTTCAGTGCTTTCGCCGGCGATGCGATCGTAACGGATTCCGGGTGGTCCATTTCCAGTTCGTTTGGGGATCTGGATCGGGATGGCGATCTCGACTTAGTGCTAGCAAAGGGTTTCGGCGAGACCGAAAACAATGCAGTGTACTTCAACGACGGGAATACAAATCACTGGCTCGAGGTGAGATTCAGCGGCAACGTCAGCAATCGTTCAGGAATAGGAGCCAAGATAGCAGTTTTTGCAACTATCGATGGTCAACCGCGTTGGCAGTTCCGTGAGACGACAAGCGCGTCCGGATTTGGACAAAATGGACCTGAGGCGCACTTCGGGATGGGAGACGCGGCGATGGCGGATTCGGTCTTGGTCCAGTGGCCTTCTGGCAGGAGTACGATTCTTACCAATGTCTCAGTCGACGTGCTTCTGGATATCTATGAATGCGGGACATCGGATGCCGATTCTGACGGTATCAACGATCCGTGCGACAATTGTCCGAATACTCCAAATGTGACGCAAACGGACACTGACGGCGATCAGGTCGGCGACGCTTGTGACTTCCTCGCAGGTGACGCCGATGGCAACGGGAACATCACAGTTTCGGATGCAGTCTACCTAATAAATTACATATTTAATGGGGGACCAACTCCGTCACCGATTTTGTCGGGAGACGCAGATTGCTCTGAAACAGTGACGATTTCGGACGCAGTGTACTTAATCACTTACATATTCTCGGGAGGACCGGCACCCTGCAATTGGTGA
- the queD gene encoding 6-carboxytetrahydropterin synthase QueD encodes MIVTLTHQFNFDASHRLDHLPSHHPCHNLHGHGYVVFVEVTGEVDPATGFLIDYREIYDAVKPLIDQLDHHHLNDIEGLTIASTEYIARWLWERIKPKLSGLSKITISETPLTRCEYRGE; translated from the coding sequence ATGATCGTCACCCTCACCCACCAATTCAACTTCGACGCCTCCCATCGGCTCGACCATCTCCCCTCTCATCACCCCTGCCATAACCTTCACGGCCACGGCTATGTCGTCTTCGTTGAGGTTACCGGCGAAGTCGACCCTGCAACCGGCTTCCTAATCGACTACCGCGAGATCTACGACGCCGTCAAGCCGCTCATCGACCAACTTGACCACCACCATCTCAACGATATCGAAGGCTTAACCATCGCTTCTACCGAATACATCGCCCGCTGGCTCTGGGAGCGCATCAAACCAAAGCTCTCCGGCCTCAGCAAGATCACCATCAGCGAAACCCCACTCACCCGCTGCGAATACCGCGGCGAGTAG
- a CDS encoding 7-carboxy-7-deazaguanine synthase QueE has translation MSYKPKIVSWPTEFDGKLPISEMFLSIQGEGRFAGIPALFVRLKYCNLGCAWCDTRFTWDEDKIEEGSLLTVSEITNHALEIMSKSSSPKHETHVVITGGEPMLHQDRIPAMIDALIEAGFSFFEIETNGMYVPSPAMIARINWWNCSPKLSNSGLYTMKTRVAAALATIIATHKCDFKFVIQAPKDIDEMEKIFMPPIPADRIILMPEGVTSEVQTRIMPWLSEECIRRGYRFSPRLHILAWGNERAR, from the coding sequence ATGAGCTACAAACCGAAGATCGTTTCTTGGCCGACCGAGTTTGACGGGAAACTACCCATTAGCGAAATGTTCCTCTCCATTCAGGGAGAAGGACGTTTCGCCGGGATTCCTGCCCTTTTCGTTCGCTTGAAATACTGCAATCTCGGTTGTGCTTGGTGCGATACCCGTTTCACTTGGGATGAAGATAAGATCGAAGAAGGCTCGCTGCTCACAGTCTCGGAAATCACCAATCATGCTCTCGAAATCATGTCCAAATCATCCAGCCCGAAACACGAGACTCATGTCGTCATTACCGGCGGCGAGCCGATGCTTCATCAGGACAGGATTCCAGCCATGATCGATGCCCTCATCGAGGCAGGATTCTCGTTCTTTGAAATCGAAACCAACGGCATGTACGTCCCTTCGCCTGCAATGATCGCCCGCATCAACTGGTGGAACTGTTCGCCCAAGCTTTCCAATAGCGGCCTGTACACGATGAAAACCCGCGTCGCAGCGGCTCTGGCGACTATCATCGCGACCCACAAATGCGATTTCAAGTTTGTCATTCAAGCGCCCAAAGATATCGACGAAATGGAAAAGATCTTCATGCCGCCAATTCCAGCCGACCGAATCATCTTGATGCCCGAAGGCGTCACCTCTGAAGTCCAGACCCGGATCATGCCGTGGCTTTCCGAAGAATGCATCCGTCGCGGCTACCGCTTCTCGCCCCGCCTTCATATCCTAGCCTGGGGAAACGAGCGCGCCCGATGA
- the queC gene encoding 7-cyano-7-deazaguanine synthase QueC gives MNKPNINPNSAVVLLSGGIDSTTTLAMAKANGYQVRTISFDYHQRHFQELAAARTLAQKFGVEDHLVFPIDLGPIGGSALTANIKVPKNRIETEMSTHIPITYVPARNTIFLAIALAWAESLGAGSIFIGANAIDYSGYPDCRPEFIEAFQNMANLGTRSGIEGARIIVNAPLIHMTKAQIIQEGIRLGVDYSLTLSCYDPDNQGRACGECDSCLIRRRGFEDARVADPTIYTPAYRELKSK, from the coding sequence ATGAACAAACCGAACATAAATCCGAATTCCGCCGTGGTATTGCTCTCCGGCGGTATTGATTCAACAACTACCCTCGCCATGGCAAAGGCGAACGGCTATCAAGTCCGCACTATCTCCTTCGACTATCACCAACGCCACTTCCAGGAGCTTGCTGCAGCACGAACATTGGCTCAGAAATTTGGCGTCGAGGACCATCTGGTCTTCCCAATCGATCTTGGCCCTATCGGCGGCTCCGCTCTTACGGCCAACATCAAGGTGCCGAAGAATCGCATCGAGACGGAAATGAGCACTCACATCCCGATTACCTACGTTCCTGCTCGAAATACAATTTTTCTCGCGATAGCCTTGGCATGGGCGGAATCGTTGGGAGCTGGCTCAATCTTCATTGGCGCCAATGCCATTGATTACTCTGGCTACCCCGACTGTCGGCCCGAGTTCATCGAAGCATTCCAGAACATGGCCAACCTCGGCACGCGCTCTGGAATTGAAGGTGCTCGCATCATTGTCAATGCCCCGCTGATTCACATGACTAAAGCTCAGATCATCCAGGAAGGCATTCGCCTTGGCGTTGATTATTCTCTTACGCTCAGTTGTTACGATCCCGACAATCAAGGCCGCGCCTGCGGCGAATGCGATAGTTGTTTAATCCGGCGTCGCGGATTCGAAGATGCCCGCGTAGCCGATCCGACAATCTATACCCCAGCTTATCGTGAGTTGAAATCCAAATGA
- the queF gene encoding NADPH-dependent 7-cyano-7-deazaguanine reductase QueF: MTESSYEGRQDQIREWKTPEIETFRNIYSDRDYEIKMETNEFSCVCPKTGLPDFATLILTFVPAEYCIELKSFKEYLLAYRNQGIFHENVVNRITDDLVAAIKPRRLRLEGRFNNRGGIQTTVVREYPQP, encoded by the coding sequence ATGACAGAATCATCTTACGAAGGACGCCAGGACCAGATTCGCGAGTGGAAGACTCCGGAGATCGAGACGTTTCGCAATATCTACAGCGACCGCGACTACGAAATCAAAATGGAGACGAACGAATTCAGCTGTGTCTGCCCCAAGACAGGACTTCCGGATTTCGCGACGTTGATACTGACGTTTGTGCCGGCAGAGTACTGCATTGAGCTAAAGAGCTTCAAAGAGTATTTGCTGGCCTACCGGAATCAGGGAATTTTCCACGAGAACGTGGTGAACCGAATAACTGATGATCTGGTCGCGGCAATCAAACCCAGACGGCTACGTCTTGAAGGGCGATTCAACAACCGTGGCGGAATTCAGACAACTGTAGTAAGAGAATACCCCCAACCTTGA
- a CDS encoding MBL fold metallo-hydrolase, whose translation MNDSQSTYFLENIVVGELQMNCYIFGCADTREAVIIDPGGDAPQIIEAVEEIGAKVKMILLTHGHYDHIGGLNEVRAKYGCPVLIHVADEDALTNPMVNLSALTGGNVKCAAADQILEDGDKITVGKLQLEVLHTPGHTPGGICFRWEKIVFGGDLLFNGSIGRTDLPGGSFDDIERSIIRKIYVLDDETVIYSGHGEPTTVGFEKKFNPYVRSN comes from the coding sequence ATGAACGATAGTCAGTCAACATATTTCCTTGAGAACATCGTTGTGGGCGAGCTGCAGATGAACTGCTACATCTTCGGCTGTGCGGATACTCGCGAAGCGGTGATAATCGATCCGGGCGGCGACGCGCCGCAGATTATCGAGGCGGTTGAGGAGATTGGTGCGAAGGTGAAGATGATCCTGCTCACGCACGGCCATTACGACCACATCGGCGGATTGAATGAAGTCAGAGCGAAGTATGGTTGTCCTGTTCTCATTCACGTTGCAGACGAGGACGCACTGACCAATCCGATGGTAAATCTTAGCGCACTTACTGGGGGCAATGTCAAATGCGCTGCAGCAGATCAGATTTTGGAGGATGGTGACAAAATCACCGTGGGGAAGCTGCAACTCGAAGTTCTCCACACGCCGGGACATACACCGGGAGGGATTTGTTTCCGGTGGGAGAAGATTGTGTTTGGGGGAGACCTCTTGTTTAATGGAAGTATTGGCCGGACCGACTTACCGGGCGGGTCGTTTGACGATATTGAGAGATCGATAATCAGGAAGATTTATGTCCTGGATGACGAAACGGTCATCTATTCAGGACATGGCGAGCCGACTACGGTCGGGTTTGAGAAGAAATTTAACCCGTACGTGAGGTCGAATTGA
- a CDS encoding histidinol-phosphatase HisJ family protein, producing MRFPIGDSHVHTDHSVDAKGTVYEFCQKAFEMGLHEITFTNHYEIMPSRKDRMGYFMIGGEKVPAGPDAVKRMIEELREAGEHFFPAGLKVRVGLEVGWDVSLYDRLAKELREFDLDFIIGSVHDIDDEPILERAYAPQFFQSRKIEDWIGKYFKKAEEIAESGLFNVIAHLDVYKRYGLAVYGDALRNAHEPYLESLFTKMKANDLALEVNTSGMRHGINEYYPSIAILNEARRAEVFVSGLGSDAHAPDQLALDFESAVALVPEILPCDLEEGYGV from the coding sequence ATGAGATTTCCAATAGGTGACAGCCATGTTCACACCGATCATTCGGTCGATGCCAAGGGGACGGTGTACGAGTTCTGCCAGAAGGCGTTCGAGATGGGGCTCCACGAGATTACGTTTACAAACCATTATGAAATAATGCCTTCGCGAAAAGACCGAATGGGATACTTCATGATTGGTGGTGAGAAGGTCCCTGCTGGACCGGATGCTGTCAAGAGAATGATCGAGGAATTGCGGGAGGCAGGAGAGCACTTCTTTCCCGCAGGACTGAAAGTCCGAGTCGGGCTTGAAGTAGGTTGGGATGTTAGCCTTTACGATAGGCTGGCCAAAGAGCTACGGGAGTTTGATCTGGATTTCATTATTGGTTCGGTTCACGATATTGATGACGAACCGATTCTGGAGCGAGCCTATGCGCCGCAGTTTTTTCAAAGCCGGAAGATCGAAGACTGGATCGGGAAGTACTTCAAAAAGGCCGAGGAGATTGCCGAGTCCGGACTATTTAATGTTATAGCCCATCTTGATGTCTATAAGCGCTATGGACTCGCAGTATACGGTGACGCCTTGCGAAATGCACATGAGCCGTATCTTGAGAGCCTGTTTACCAAAATGAAGGCGAACGATCTCGCGCTTGAGGTCAACACGTCGGGCATGCGGCACGGAATCAACGAGTATTATCCATCGATTGCGATATTAAATGAAGCGCGTCGCGCTGAGGTATTTGTGAGCGGTCTTGGTTCGGATGCTCATGCTCCCGATCAACTGGCTTTGGATTTCGAGTCGGCGGTGGCGCTGGTCCCAGAAATCCTGCCGTGTGATCTTGAAGAAGGGTATGGCGTCTAA
- a CDS encoding DNA-3-methyladenine glycosylase: MASKLSCDFYRQPTLDVAKTLIGKKFVHRNSKGKLSGRIVEVEAYIGEDDPACHARFGMTGRNSVMYGDGGHLYVYFIYGMYNMLNFVTEDEGVPAAVLIRAIEPLEGISEMQANRACIDERQLCSGPGKLCQAFGVKVSDTGKSLTGAEFSVVDDGIQPGQIVARTRIGIRQGRDLLWRFYDSESKFVSRK; this comes from the coding sequence ATGGCGTCTAAACTGTCGTGTGACTTCTATCGGCAGCCGACTCTTGATGTTGCCAAGACACTAATCGGGAAGAAGTTCGTACACCGAAACAGCAAGGGGAAACTATCCGGCAGAATTGTCGAAGTTGAAGCGTACATTGGCGAAGATGATCCTGCGTGCCATGCCCGATTTGGAATGACGGGGCGAAACAGCGTGATGTACGGTGACGGCGGACATCTCTATGTCTACTTCATATACGGTATGTACAATATGCTGAATTTTGTTACCGAAGACGAGGGCGTACCCGCTGCTGTACTGATACGGGCAATTGAGCCACTGGAGGGGATCTCTGAGATGCAGGCTAATCGAGCGTGTATTGACGAGCGACAACTCTGTTCAGGTCCGGGGAAGTTGTGTCAGGCATTCGGGGTTAAGGTATCAGATACAGGAAAGAGCCTAACTGGCGCGGAGTTTTCCGTAGTCGATGATGGCATTCAACCTGGGCAAATAGTCGCCAGAACGCGAATTGGCATAAGGCAGGGACGCGATTTGTTGTGGCGATTTTATGATAGTGAAAGTAAATTCGTCTCCCGCAAGTAG
- a CDS encoding Glu/Leu/Phe/Val dehydrogenase: MQGQIKSKDVPLSVFENVLNQIDTAAALLKIDPALVEIMKQPRRSVIVKLPIQMDDGTFQVFTGYRVQHSIVRGPAKGGIRFHPNVTLDEVQALASWMTWKCAVVNIPFGGGKGGITVDPKKLSKGELERLTRRYTADLLDVFGPNSDVPAPDVNTNEQTMAWIMDTYSMHVRHTEAAVVTGKPFLIGGSHGRREATGRGLMLTVREAYKALGMDIKKATAAVVGFGNVGSIAAELLHGMGVKVLAVTDVLGGVMNRAGLDIPRLIEHAKATGSVVGFPGTTPISNEEAVALDVEILVPAALENLITGENADSVKARIVAEGANGPTMPEADKILEKKGVFIIPDILCNAGGVTVSYFEWVQNRIGYYWTEDEVNRRLEIAMVAAFNDVYSVSEQYKVNMRVAAFMLGIKRVVDVILLRGVYA; encoded by the coding sequence ATGCAAGGTCAGATCAAGTCCAAAGACGTGCCGCTCTCTGTCTTTGAGAATGTGCTCAATCAGATCGACACGGCTGCTGCGTTGTTGAAGATCGATCCTGCCCTGGTTGAGATCATGAAGCAACCTCGGCGGAGTGTGATAGTCAAATTGCCGATTCAGATGGATGACGGGACATTCCAGGTCTTCACGGGATATCGCGTTCAACATTCTATTGTACGCGGGCCCGCAAAGGGTGGAATTCGATTTCATCCCAATGTTACCCTCGATGAAGTTCAGGCGCTTGCGAGTTGGATGACTTGGAAGTGCGCTGTGGTGAACATTCCGTTCGGAGGAGGCAAGGGCGGAATCACCGTCGATCCCAAGAAGCTCTCGAAAGGTGAACTGGAGCGCCTGACGCGTCGCTATACAGCGGACCTGCTGGACGTTTTCGGTCCCAATTCGGATGTTCCGGCGCCTGATGTTAATACCAATGAACAGACCATGGCTTGGATCATGGATACGTATTCGATGCACGTTCGGCACACTGAAGCCGCCGTTGTGACCGGCAAACCGTTCTTGATCGGCGGATCACATGGACGCCGCGAAGCGACCGGCCGAGGTCTGATGCTGACGGTGCGAGAAGCGTACAAAGCGCTAGGGATGGATATCAAGAAAGCGACTGCTGCAGTTGTTGGCTTCGGTAATGTTGGGTCGATTGCGGCGGAGCTCTTGCATGGTATGGGCGTGAAGGTGCTGGCTGTTACGGATGTCCTTGGCGGAGTGATGAACAGGGCAGGACTCGATATACCGCGTTTGATTGAGCACGCAAAAGCGACAGGCTCGGTTGTCGGCTTTCCTGGCACGACACCGATTAGCAATGAAGAAGCGGTAGCATTGGATGTCGAAATCCTGGTGCCGGCGGCTCTGGAGAATCTGATTACGGGAGAAAACGCGGATAGTGTCAAGGCTCGGATCGTCGCCGAGGGTGCGAATGGACCGACAATGCCGGAAGCAGACAAGATTCTCGAAAAGAAGGGTGTTTTCATCATTCCGGATATTCTCTGTAATGCCGGCGGCGTGACTGTGTCATACTTTGAGTGGGTGCAGAATCGAATTGGATACTACTGGACGGAGGATGAGGTCAATCGTCGCCTTGAAATCGCGATGGTGGCGGCCTTTAATGATGTTTATTCAGTTTCCGAGCAGTACAAAGTTAACATGCGCGTGGCGGCATTCATGTTAGGAATCAAGCGGGTAGTGGATGTGATACTACTGCGCGGAGTTTACGCATAA
- a CDS encoding site-2 protease family protein, whose protein sequence is MIDWQQALIGLPILFLSLTVHEFAHAWAANKLGDPTARLLGRMSLNPIVHIDLMGLVMMVASGFRFGWAKPVPVNPANFRNWRQGMLWVSLAGPISNIILATGAAVLFRLLPFVGMGEQDTALAYQMVYMMIFINCALAFFNMIPLPPLDGSKVLIALLPPQYENFAISLERYGPMVLLGVIFLGFIMPISPIWTIIGPFVKTAVWLYTGYPLA, encoded by the coding sequence TTGATTGACTGGCAGCAGGCGCTAATTGGGCTGCCGATACTTTTTCTATCATTGACGGTTCATGAATTTGCACACGCATGGGCGGCTAACAAACTGGGGGATCCGACGGCGCGATTGCTCGGCCGGATGAGCTTGAATCCGATTGTCCACATTGATCTGATGGGATTAGTAATGATGGTGGCTTCGGGATTTCGATTCGGCTGGGCGAAGCCGGTGCCGGTTAACCCTGCCAACTTCCGCAATTGGCGTCAAGGGATGCTTTGGGTTAGTCTGGCAGGACCGATTTCGAATATCATACTCGCGACTGGTGCCGCCGTGCTTTTTCGCCTCTTGCCGTTTGTAGGCATGGGCGAGCAGGATACAGCGCTTGCGTATCAAATGGTCTACATGATGATCTTCATCAATTGTGCGTTGGCGTTCTTCAATATGATCCCGCTTCCGCCACTCGACGGATCGAAAGTGTTGATTGCGCTTCTGCCGCCGCAGTATGAGAATTTTGCCATAAGCCTTGAACGCTACGGCCCAATGGTACTTCTGGGGGTAATATTCCTTGGGTTCATCATGCCGATATCGCCGATCTGGACGATCATTGGTCCCTTTGTCAAAACAGCGGTGTGGCTTTACACCGGCTATCCACTGGCATAG